Proteins co-encoded in one Lycium ferocissimum isolate CSIRO_LF1 unplaced genomic scaffold, AGI_CSIRO_Lferr_CH_V1 ctg7274, whole genome shotgun sequence genomic window:
- the LOC132045618 gene encoding AT-hook motif nuclear-localized protein 10-like, with translation MSGDSIQCLFASQDILEKLMLFSQSISQAICNLSVNGSISNVTLQQAAISGGTVMYERQFEILSLSGFFLLSESGGERSRTSGFHVLLARPDSHVIGGSVVGVLTVVSAVHVLHDFKFQIFSVLFNSENYVVNLWY, from the exons ATGTCTGGAGATTCAATTCAGTGTCTTTTTGCTTCTCAAGATATATTGGAAAAATTAATGTTGTTCTCTCAAAGTATCTCTCAAGCCATCTGCAATTTGTCAGTAAATGGCTCCATATCTAATGTGACACTTCAGCAAGCAGCAATATCTGGTGGAACTGTAATGTATGAG AGACAATTTGAGATCCTGTCTCTGTCTGGTTTCTTTCTCCTCTCAGAATCTGGTGGTGAGCGCAGCAGGACTAGTGGTTTTCATGTGTTACTCGCTAGACCAGACAGCCATGTTATAGGTGGTAGTGTGGTAGGAGTTCTTACTGTAGTGTCAGCTGTACATGTGTTACATGACTTTAAATTCCAAATATTCTCTGTTCTTTTCAATTCTGAAAATTATGTTGTAAATCTCTGGTACTAA